One window from the genome of Podospora pseudocomata strain CBS 415.72m chromosome 6, whole genome shotgun sequence encodes:
- a CDS encoding hypothetical protein (EggNog:ENOG503PD0X; COG:S) → MPPRWDGESKETLFEIVSRCLPLHAWSTPHALVQQILLQCLRLPDEFEQSGLGYHILDIFESWIAKQENEEVGLFKDFRQFVEDHDTDRENHGLDHESLKIGGEVQIIYELKDVLGELAILKQLFTNQKEIAERYHSTCPQGDGSISYETFIQQSRIRAFIDRVDRLEANATRVLAAVDHLVSVKQAQGSFIVSKLANIEAVKSRQLNNYVLLLTAVTIVFTPLAFMLALFAISIEGFPHDDTGEPFYRSSWITGRLFAGELVSLFAISLGFLAIKNANKRDEENLKQRLSRENSIVLAVRGILEGLRQMVHPSPARSAQDAQGDQNTNNGVAQTDEVPLADNNGGGTEATGEVPPARESPPQLRQRGAWRPLRGGQQGEPDLELQEVPR, encoded by the exons ATGCCCCCGAGGTGGGATGGCGAATCCAAAGAGACCCTGTTTGAGATAGTATCGCGGTGTTTGCCATTACACGCTTGGAGCACCCCTCACGCACTGGTTCAACAGATCCTCCTTCAATGTCTCAGGTTACCTGATGAGTTTGAACAGTCAGGTCTTGGATATCACATCTTGGATATCTTTGAGAGCTGGATAGCGAAACAGGAGAATGAAGAAGTGGGGCTTTTTAAGGATTTTCGCCAATTCGTCGAAGACCATGACACCGACAGAGAGAACCACGGATTGGATCATGAGTCTCTCAAAATCGGAGGAGAGGTTCAGATCATTTACGAGCTTAAAGACGTTCTGGGAGAGCTTGCCATCCTAAAGCAACTATTTACGAATCAGAAGGAGATTGCCGAAAGGTACCACAGCACATGTCCGCAGGGCGACGGGAGCATATCTTACGAGACTTTTATCCAGCAGTCCCGGATTCGAGCCTTTATTGACCGGGTCGATAGACTTGAAGCCAACGCCACCAGAGTTCTCGCAGCG GTGGATCATCTCGTCAGTGTCAAACAAGCTCAGGGCTCTTTTATTGTGTCGAAACTCGCCAACATCGAAGCCGTGAAGTCCCGCCAACTGAACAACTACGTGTTGCTTCTTACCGCCGTTACTATCGTTTTT ACACCTTTGGCGTTTATGCTCGCCCTCTTCGCAATATCGATTGAAGGTTTCCCGCATGACGATACCGGAGAGCCTTTTTATAGGTCTTCCTGGATTACAGGTCGATTGT TTGCTGGGGAGTTGGTCAGTCTTTTTGCGATATCTTTAGGCTTTTTGGCGATAAAGAATGCAAACAAAAGAGATGAGGAAAATCTCAAGCAGCGGCTGAGCAGGGAAAACTCCATTGTGCTCGCAGTTCGAGGCATACTAGAAGGTCTCCGTCAAATGGTTCATCCCTCGCCTGCACGCTCTGCACAGGATGCCCAAGGcgaccaaaacaccaacaatgGAGTAGCTCAAACCGATGAGGTCCCTTTGGCCGACAACAACGGTGGAGGAACTGAAGCTACCGGGGAGGTCCCTCCTGCTCGGGAAAGTCCTCCACAGCTTAGGCAACGCGGAGCATGGAGACCGCTGCGTGGTGGACAGCAGGGTGAACCAGACTTGGAACTTCAggaggtacctaggtag
- a CDS encoding hypothetical protein (EggNog:ENOG503P424; COG:P) — translation MKSLTFFTLRLLQIALLVACLAFAVEAARGSSSGGGGGSSSSGSGRSGSSFGGGGSSTGFGTGYHPSNNDNDDTSSSSGSHNSNSNSNSASSTNAYFGTGNAGGYRYRYRNGNNNSRAPFDTQQAVNYRTIHGILASLAMVVLFPIGSILLRVLPGKWGFWVHVIFQVLATIIYISGAALGIYLVNMIRIPSGSLLSNTSTNYHPILGLVLLVLFLIQPVLGVVHHLKFRKVQKRQIWSQLHLANGRVSIIIGIITGGLGLHLSQATNQKKTVYAAVAGVIGAIWIGVSVWAELKRKKKLTDTEKAKEGEDESMVRRKSGDEVKTGVTAWDIMK, via the exons ATGAAGtccctcaccttcttcaccctccgCCTGCTCCAAATCGCGCTCCTCGTCGCGTGCTTAGCTTTCGCCGTTGAGGCAGcccgcggcagcagcagcggcggtggtg GTgggtcctcctcttccggcAGCGGTAGAAGTGGGTCCtccttcggcggcggcggcagcagcaccggcTTCGGAACTGGATACCACCCTAGCAACAATGACAACGACGacacatcctcctcttccggcagccacaactccaactccaactccaactcgGCGTCATCAACAAACGCCTACTTTGGCACCGGCAACGCAGGCGGCTACCGCTACCGCTACCGcaatggcaacaacaactccCGCGCCCCGTTCGACACGCAACAAGCGGTGAACTACCGCACCATCCACGGGATCCTCGCCTcgctggcgatggtggttcTTTTCCCCATTGGGTCGATCCTTCTCCGGGTGTTGCCTGGGAAGTGGGGATTCTGGGTGCATGTCATTTTCCAGGTGTTGGCCACCATCATTTACATTAGCGGTGCTGCGCTGGGGATTTACCTCGTCAACATGATCAGGATTCCTTCTGGGTCTTTG CTGTCGAATACATCAACAAACTACCACCCTATTCTCggtcttgtcctcctcgttCTGTTCCTCATCCAGCCCGTCCTCGGCGTGGTGCACCATCTCAAGTTCCGCAAGGTGCAAAAGCGCCAGATCTGGTCCCAGCTCCACCTGGCCAACGGCCGggtcagcatcatcatcggcatcATCACCGGTGGCTTGGGTCTGCATCTATCTCAAGCCACGAACCAGAAAAAGACTGTGTACGCCGCTGTAGCAGGTGTTATTGGCGCCATCTGGATTGGTGTCTCCGTTTGGGCTGAGCTGAagcggaagaagaagctgactGATAccgagaaggccaaggagggggaagatgagAGTATGGTCAGAAGGAAAAGCGGTGACGAGGTCAAGACGGGGGTTACGGCTTGGGATATTATGAAGTGA
- a CDS encoding hypothetical protein (EggNog:ENOG503PD0X; COG:S): MNPSDDNSDPLRLIDEARKNKRFWYACRNGKLKKARRLLRQGADVNVERRCFILKRGRRDEGSDSEMISDDSGADSDAETLRRNPEGFWAACSAGNMEEAQRQMWYYKMKRKHPELWRNHMPEESDWDSDDEQEDRDNQREKDDRYKDLGKVSALYVAIKRAHFDIALHLLDQPGIDNLAKKYTKEKETVLHRAVAKEAEDVYQKLLKHPDACELGESKDKDGDSAIQMAVIFGDVVATRVLLASEFGNPHSLESLLFLAASHRRSRPPKNVDVARLLLMNGARLGLEDGDGKTTALQAACAREDVGMVKLLLAWKAPRIPVGRDDALRLAGDELWQNKDETKPAWSNSISRQHEISANFNIEITFSCALDVNGDGSYTRNWTRSMPIKDFMGTRPTEENLLTQLEEEFVSDTEDDGVNIEPEDIVRWIHIPHTNDVVAKLCESYGETESEKQYYMSRFVDATACARNTAGNSYCRFPHVQCQHKIDGTITSSKISLVVPFIDFESERYLSPHANRLFPVLQKQRDLWDLESQFGPYNGSVGLQRPETLDQAYHDGYTALNQTDKDQVVYKWLKERNCAPGPIPTTGEAPAAEGAGTAIPALGRVNPTIQNVEGPEPTAPGVAAPFVTETATRTAGGTNPPTENAETPETNNTPLKLLMVRQLWMWKLDESGTYYYCVCALANNLLANT, from the exons ATGAACCCAAGCGATGACAACTCGGATCCGTTGAGACTCATCGATGAGGCTCGAAAGAACAAAAGGTTTTGGTATGCCTGCCGCAATGGTAAACTCAAGAAGGCCAGAAGGCTTTTGAGGCAGGGGGCCGACGTGAATGTGGAGAGACGTTGCTTCATACTAAAACGTGGTCGTCGAGATGAGGGGTCAGACTCAGAAATGATCAGTGATGATAGCGGCGCTGACTCGGATGCTGAAACTTTGAGAAGGAACCCCGAAGGCTTTTGGGCAGCATGCAGTGCTGGAAACATGGAGGAAGCACAACGACAGATGTGGTACTACAAAATGAAACGCAAGCATCCTGAACTTTGGCGAAACCACATGCCAGAAGAGAGCGACTGggacagcgacgacgagcAAGAGGACAGAGACAATCAGAGGGAAAAAGACGACCGATATAAGGACTTGGGAAAGGTCTCAGCGCTTTATGTTGCCATTAAGCGAGCTCATTTCGACATcgctcttcatctcctcgaTCAACCTGGCATTGATAATCTCGCCAAAAAATACaccaaagagaaggagaCTGTGTTGCACAGAGCTGTAGCGAAGGAAGCAGAAGACGTTTATCAGAAACTTCTCAAGCACCCAGACGCCTGCGAACTTGGCGAAAGTAAGGACAAAGACGGAGATTCGGCAATCCAAATGGCAGTAATATTCGGCGATGTCGTTGCTACCCGTGTATTGCTAGCTTCCGAATTTGGCAATCCACACTCTCTAGAGAGCCTTCTGTTTCTGGCGGCCTCCCACCGCCGGTCTAGACCGCCGAAGAATGTTGACGTCGCTCGGCTATTACTCATGAACGGGGCGAGGCTTGGTTTGGAGGACGGAGACg GAAAAACTACAGCCCTGCAAGCTGCGTGCGCAAGAGAAGATGTAGGTATGGTGAAACTGCTCCTAGCCTGGAAGGCTCCACGCATACCAGTTGGGCGTGATGATGCATTGAGACTGGCGGGCGATGAATTGTGGCAGAATAAGGACGAGACCAAGCCAGCGTGGAGCAACTCAATTTCGAGGCAACACGAAATTTCAGCCAACTTCAACATCGAAATAACATTTTCATGTGCCTTGGATGTCAACGGGGATGGCTCATATACCCGTAACTGGACTCGATCCATGCCAATTAAGGACTTTATGGG CACACGACCTACAGAAGAAAACTTGCTCACCCAACTCGAAGAAGAGTTTGTCAGCGACAcggaggatgatggagttAACATAGAGCCCGAAGATATCGTGCGATGGATTCATATCCCACACACCAAT GATGTTGTTGCCAAATTATGCGAGTCTTACGGGGAGACCGAAAGCGAGAAGCAGTACTACATGTCCCGCTTTGTCGATGCCACGGCGTGTGCCCGGAACACCGCAGGTAACAGCTACTGTCGTTTCCCTCAC GTACAATGCCAACATAAAATTGATGGAACCATAACCTCGTCAAAGATTTCCCTTGTC GTTCCATTTATTGACTTCGAGTCTGAACGGTATCTAAGCCCACATGCAAATCGCCTTTTTCCCGTTCTCCAAAAACAAAGAGACCTCTGGGATTTGGAGAGTCAATTCGGTCCATACAACGGATCTGTTGGTCTACAGCGCCCAGAAACCTTAGACCAGGCATACCATGATGGGTATACGGCTCTCAATCAAACAGACAAAGATCAGGTAGTGTACAAGTGGTTGAAAGAACGGAATTGCGCACCGGGCCCGATACCAACGACAGGAGAAGCACCAGCCGCAGAAGGAGCAGGCACAGCCATCCCTGCACTTGGAAGGGTGAATCCTACTATTCAGAACGTAGAAGGCCCAGAACCTACGGCGCCGGGTGTAGCGGCACCTTTCGTCACAGAGACTGCCACCAGGACAGCTGGAGGAACCAATCCTCCTACCGAAAACGCGGAGACGCCTGAAACAAATAACACACCACTGAAGCTTCTCATGGTTCGTCAGTTGTGGATGTGGAAACTGGACGAAAGTGGGACTTATTACTACTGCGTCTGTGCTCTTGCGAATAACCTGTTGGCTAACACCTAA